A region from the Enterobacter roggenkampii genome encodes:
- the pflB gene encoding formate C-acetyltransferase yields MKVTIETGVAPYSDAWAGFRGEEWKNAVNVRDFIQHNYTPYEGDEAFLAQATPATTALWQKVMVGIRQENATHAPVDFDTNIATTITAHGPGYIDQDLETIVGLQTDKPLKRALHPYGGINMIRSSFEAYGREMDPQFEYLFTDLRKTHNQGVFDVYSPEMMRCRKSGVLTGLPDGYGRGRIIGDYRRVALYGIRYLVRERELQFADLQGRLERGEDLEATIRLREELAEHKRALLQIQQMAANYGFDISRPAMNAQEAVQWLYFAYLAAVKSQNGGAMSLGRTASFLDIYIERDMQAGRLNEVQAQELIDHFIMKIRMVRFLRTPEFDTLFSGDPIWATEVIGGMGLDGRTLVTKNSFRYLHTLHTMGPAPEPNLTILWSEQLPIAFKKYAAQVSIVTSSLQYENDDLMRADFNSDDYAIACCVSPMVIGKQMQFFGARANLAKTLLYAINGGVDEKLKIQVGPKTEPLLDEVLDYDTVMASLDHFMDWLAVQYISALNLIHYMHDKYSYEASLMALHDRDVYRTMACGIAGLSVAADSLSAIKYATVKPVRDHTGLAVDFVIEGDYPQYGNNDDRVDSIACDLVERFMKKIQALPTYRNAVPTQSILTITSNVVYGQKTGNTPDGRRGGTPFAPGANPMHGRDRKGAVASLTSVAKLPFTYAKDGISYTFSIVPQALGKDELVRKTNLVGLLDGYFHHEASIEGGQHLNVNVMNREMLLDAIAHPENYPNLTIRVSGYAVRFNALTREQQQDVISRTFTQAI; encoded by the coding sequence ATGAAAGTAACAATCGAAACGGGCGTCGCGCCCTACAGCGACGCATGGGCCGGGTTTCGCGGTGAAGAATGGAAAAACGCCGTCAACGTCCGCGATTTTATTCAGCATAACTACACCCCTTATGAGGGCGATGAAGCTTTCCTCGCGCAGGCGACGCCAGCAACGACGGCGCTGTGGCAGAAGGTGATGGTCGGCATTCGTCAGGAGAATGCCACCCATGCCCCGGTGGATTTTGACACCAACATTGCCACCACCATTACGGCCCACGGGCCGGGCTACATTGACCAGGATCTGGAGACGATCGTCGGCCTGCAAACCGACAAGCCGCTCAAGCGCGCCCTGCATCCGTACGGCGGGATAAACATGATCCGCAGCTCGTTTGAAGCCTATGGCCGGGAGATGGATCCGCAGTTCGAATACCTGTTTACCGACCTGCGCAAAACCCACAACCAGGGCGTGTTTGACGTCTATTCGCCAGAGATGATGCGCTGCCGCAAATCCGGCGTGCTGACCGGTTTGCCGGACGGCTACGGGCGCGGGCGCATCATCGGCGATTACCGCCGCGTGGCGCTCTACGGCATCCGCTATCTGGTGCGCGAGCGTGAGCTTCAGTTCGCCGATCTGCAGGGCCGGCTGGAGCGCGGCGAAGATCTGGAGGCGACGATCCGCCTGCGCGAAGAGCTGGCGGAACACAAGCGCGCGCTGCTGCAGATCCAGCAGATGGCGGCCAACTATGGCTTTGATATCTCACGCCCGGCGATGAACGCCCAGGAAGCAGTGCAGTGGCTCTATTTCGCCTACCTGGCGGCGGTGAAATCCCAGAACGGCGGAGCGATGTCGCTGGGGCGCACGGCCTCGTTCCTCGATATCTACATCGAACGCGACATGCAGGCGGGGCGGCTGAACGAGGTGCAGGCGCAGGAGCTGATCGACCACTTCATCATGAAGATCCGCATGGTGCGCTTCCTGCGCACGCCGGAATTCGACACGCTCTTCTCCGGCGATCCGATCTGGGCCACGGAAGTGATCGGCGGCATGGGGCTGGACGGCCGCACGCTGGTGACCAAAAACAGCTTCCGCTATCTGCACACGCTCCACACCATGGGCCCCGCGCCGGAGCCGAACCTGACGATCCTCTGGTCAGAACAGCTGCCGATCGCGTTCAAGAAATACGCCGCGCAGGTGTCGATCGTTACCTCGTCGCTGCAGTATGAGAACGACGATCTGATGCGTGCGGACTTCAACAGCGACGACTACGCCATTGCCTGCTGCGTCAGCCCGATGGTGATCGGCAAGCAGATGCAGTTCTTCGGCGCGCGCGCCAACCTCGCCAAAACGCTGCTGTACGCAATCAACGGCGGGGTGGACGAGAAGCTGAAGATCCAGGTGGGGCCGAAAACCGAGCCGCTGCTGGATGAGGTACTGGATTACGACACCGTAATGGCGAGCCTCGATCACTTCATGGACTGGCTGGCGGTGCAGTACATCAGCGCGCTGAATCTCATTCACTACATGCATGATAAGTACAGCTACGAAGCCTCGCTGATGGCGCTTCACGACCGGGACGTTTACCGCACTATGGCCTGCGGCATTGCCGGGTTGTCGGTAGCGGCAGATTCCCTGTCCGCCATTAAATACGCCACGGTGAAGCCGGTGCGCGATCATACCGGTCTGGCGGTCGATTTCGTGATAGAAGGGGATTACCCGCAGTACGGCAACAACGACGATCGCGTGGACAGCATCGCCTGCGACCTGGTGGAACGCTTTATGAAGAAAATTCAGGCGCTGCCAACCTACCGCAACGCGGTGCCGACTCAGTCGATCCTGACCATCACCTCCAACGTGGTTTACGGGCAGAAGACCGGGAACACGCCGGACGGACGACGCGGCGGCACGCCGTTTGCCCCAGGCGCGAACCCCATGCACGGCCGCGACAGAAAAGGGGCGGTGGCCTCGCTAACGTCGGTCGCCAAGCTGCCGTTCACGTATGCCAAAGACGGGATCTCTTACACCTTCTCCATCGTGCCGCAGGCGCTGGGCAAAGACGAGCTGGTGCGCAAAACCAACCTGGTAGGGCTGCTGGACGGGTACTTCCATCACGAAGCGTCTATTGAGGGTGGGCAGCACCTGAACGTTAACGTGATGAACCGGGAGATGCTCCTCGATGCCATTGCGCATCCGGAGAATTACCCGAACCTGACGATCCGCGTTTCGGGCTATGCGGTGCGCTTTAATGCGCTGACACGCGAGCAGCAGCAGGACGTGATTTCGAGGACGTTTACGCAGGCGATTTAA
- the tdcD gene encoding propionate kinase, whose product MIEFPVVLVINCGSSSVKFSVLDASSCDALMTGIADGINTEKAFISVNGGEPARLAHQDYEGALAAIALELEKRDLMSSVALIGHRIAHGGDLFSESTLITEEVIEQIRQVSPLAPLHNYANLSGVEAAERLFPGVQQVAVFDTSFHQTLPPQAYLYGLPYRYFEALGVRRYGFHGTSHRYVAAQAHSLLGLSPDDSGLVIAHLGNGASICAVRNGQSVDTSMGMTPLEGLMMGTRCGDVDFGAMAWIAQQTGQSFEDLERVVNKESGLLGISGISSDLRALEKAWHAGNERAQLAIQTFVHRIARHIAGHAASLHRLDGVVFTGGIGENSTLVRALVTEHLNVFGIRLDDAKNALPGSAGERVISTDTSRVVCAVIPTNEEKMIALDALRLGKVTPAAAYA is encoded by the coding sequence ATGATTGAGTTTCCGGTTGTACTGGTAATTAACTGCGGTTCGTCCTCTGTTAAGTTTTCGGTGCTCGACGCCAGCAGTTGCGACGCCCTGATGACGGGCATTGCTGACGGCATCAACACTGAAAAGGCCTTTATTTCCGTGAACGGGGGTGAGCCAGCCAGACTGGCTCACCAGGACTACGAAGGGGCGCTGGCTGCCATCGCCCTGGAGCTGGAGAAGCGTGACCTGATGAGCAGCGTGGCCTTAATTGGCCACCGCATTGCGCACGGCGGTGACCTCTTCAGCGAGTCGACCCTGATTACGGAAGAGGTGATTGAGCAGATCCGCCAGGTCTCCCCGCTGGCGCCGCTGCATAACTACGCCAACCTGAGCGGCGTGGAAGCCGCAGAGCGCCTGTTTCCGGGCGTGCAGCAGGTCGCGGTATTTGATACCAGCTTTCACCAGACGCTGCCGCCGCAGGCGTACCTGTACGGTTTGCCGTACCGCTATTTTGAAGCGCTGGGCGTGCGCCGCTACGGCTTCCACGGCACCTCTCACCGCTACGTAGCCGCGCAGGCGCATTCGCTGCTTGGGCTGTCCCCCGATGACAGCGGCCTGGTGATTGCCCATCTCGGCAACGGGGCGTCCATCTGCGCGGTACGCAACGGCCAAAGCGTGGATACCTCGATGGGGATGACCCCCCTGGAAGGACTGATGATGGGTACGCGTTGCGGCGACGTGGATTTTGGCGCGATGGCGTGGATTGCCCAGCAGACCGGTCAGTCGTTTGAGGATCTGGAGCGCGTGGTCAACAAAGAGTCCGGGTTGCTGGGGATCTCCGGCATCTCCTCCGATTTACGGGCGCTGGAGAAAGCCTGGCACGCCGGCAATGAGCGGGCGCAGCTGGCTATCCAGACCTTCGTTCACCGTATAGCGCGACATATCGCCGGGCACGCGGCGTCGCTGCACCGCCTCGATGGGGTGGTCTTTACCGGCGGCATCGGCGAAAACTCAACGCTTGTCCGCGCGCTGGTGACGGAACATCTGAACGTGTTCGGCATCCGCCTCGACGACGCCAAAAATGCCCTGCCGGGCAGCGCGGGTGAGCGCGTCATCTCCACTGATACCTCCCGCGTGGTCTGCGCGGTGATCCCTACCAACGAAGAAAAAATGATCGCGCTGGACGCCCTCCGTCTTGGGAAGGTTACCCCGGCTGCGGCTTACGCCTGA
- the tdcC gene encoding threonine/serine transporter TdcC → MSNTESIIVGQTKTSSWRKSDTTWTLGLFGTAIGAGVLFFPIRAGFGGLIPILLMLVLAFPIAFYCHRALARLCLSGSNVSGNITETVEEHFGKTGGVVITFLYFFAICPLLWIYGVTITNTFMTFWENQLQLPALNRGVVALFLLLLMAFVIWFGKDLMVKVMSFLVFPFIASLVLISLSLIPYWNSAVIDQVNLSDIAFTGHDGILVTVWLGISIMVFSFNFSPIVSSFVVSKREEYEPEFGKEFTELKCSKIIGRASMLMVAVVMFFAFSCLFTLSPQNMADAKAQNIPVLSYLANHFASMSGTKSTFATVLEYGASIIALVAIFKSFFGHYLGTLEGLNGLILKFGYKGDKKKVSVGKLNTISMVFIMGSTWVVAYANPNILDLIEAMGAPIIASLLCLLPMYAIRKAPAMAKYKGKPENIFVTVVGLLTILNIVYKLF, encoded by the coding sequence ATGAGCAACACAGAAAGCATTATCGTTGGCCAGACAAAAACGTCCTCCTGGCGTAAGTCTGATACCACCTGGACGCTTGGCCTGTTTGGTACCGCCATTGGCGCAGGCGTGCTGTTCTTCCCCATTCGCGCAGGCTTTGGGGGCTTAATCCCTATCCTGCTGATGCTAGTTCTCGCGTTCCCTATAGCGTTTTACTGCCACCGCGCGCTGGCGCGCCTCTGCCTGTCCGGCAGCAACGTCTCCGGCAACATCACCGAAACGGTGGAAGAGCATTTCGGTAAAACCGGTGGGGTGGTGATCACGTTCCTCTACTTCTTTGCCATTTGCCCGCTGCTGTGGATTTACGGCGTCACTATTACTAACACCTTCATGACCTTCTGGGAAAACCAGCTCCAGCTGCCTGCGCTAAACCGCGGCGTGGTGGCGCTGTTCCTGCTGCTGCTGATGGCTTTTGTTATCTGGTTTGGTAAAGACCTGATGGTGAAGGTGATGAGCTTCCTGGTGTTCCCGTTTATTGCCAGTCTGGTGCTGATTTCCCTGTCGCTGATCCCTTACTGGAACTCCGCGGTGATCGACCAGGTCAACCTGAGCGATATCGCCTTCACCGGCCATGACGGCATTCTGGTCACGGTGTGGCTGGGGATCTCCATCATGGTCTTCTCCTTCAACTTCTCGCCTATCGTCTCCTCGTTTGTGGTCTCCAAGCGCGAAGAGTACGAGCCGGAGTTCGGTAAAGAATTCACCGAGCTGAAATGTTCCAAAATCATCGGTCGCGCCAGCATGCTGATGGTCGCCGTGGTGATGTTCTTCGCCTTTAGCTGCCTGTTTACGCTCTCTCCGCAGAACATGGCGGACGCCAAAGCGCAGAACATTCCGGTGCTCTCTTACCTGGCGAACCACTTTGCCTCCATGTCCGGCACTAAATCGACGTTCGCGACGGTACTGGAATATGGCGCTTCCATTATTGCCCTGGTCGCTATCTTCAAATCTTTCTTCGGTCATTACCTGGGCACGCTGGAAGGGCTGAATGGCCTGATCCTCAAGTTCGGCTACAAAGGCGATAAGAAGAAGGTCTCTGTCGGCAAACTGAACACCATCAGCATGGTGTTCATCATGGGCTCCACCTGGGTTGTCGCGTACGCCAACCCGAACATTCTCGACCTTATCGAAGCCATGGGCGCGCCAATTATCGCCTCTCTGCTGTGCCTGCTGCCGATGTACGCCATCCGCAAAGCGCCAGCCATGGCGAAATATAAGGGCAAACCCGAGAACATCTTCGTCACGGTTGTGGGCCTGCTGACCATTCTGAATATCGTTTACAAACTGTTCTAA
- the tdcB gene encoding bifunctional threonine ammonia-lyase/L-serine ammonia-lyase TdcB: MHITYDLPVTIEDIQDARKRLAGKIYKTGMPRSNYLSERCKGEIFLKFENMQRTGSFKIRGAFNKLSSLTDAEKRKGVVACSAGNHAQGVSLSCAMLGIDGKVVMPMGAPKSKVAATRDYSAEVVLHGENFNDTIAKVSEIVEMEGRIFIPPYDDAKVIAGQGTIGLEILEDLYDVDNVIVPIGGGGLIAGIATAIKSINPTINIIGVQSENVHGMAASWQAGEITNHRVTGTLADGCDVSRPGKLTFEIVRELVDDIVLVSEDDIRNSMIALIQRNKVVTEGAGALACAALLSGKLDHYIQGRKTVCIISGGNIDLSRVSQITGFVDA, encoded by the coding sequence ATGCATATTACCTACGATCTCCCGGTAACCATTGAAGATATTCAGGACGCCAGAAAACGACTGGCAGGCAAGATATATAAAACCGGTATGCCGCGCTCGAATTATCTCAGCGAACGGTGTAAGGGCGAAATATTCCTTAAGTTTGAGAACATGCAGCGTACCGGTTCGTTCAAAATTCGCGGCGCGTTTAATAAATTAAGCTCGCTGACCGATGCTGAAAAGCGCAAAGGCGTGGTCGCCTGCTCTGCGGGAAACCACGCGCAGGGGGTGTCGCTCTCCTGCGCCATGCTCGGCATCGACGGTAAAGTGGTGATGCCGATGGGCGCACCAAAATCTAAAGTGGCCGCGACCCGCGACTACTCGGCGGAAGTTGTGCTCCACGGTGAGAACTTCAACGACACCATCGCTAAAGTGAGCGAAATCGTCGAGATGGAAGGGCGCATTTTTATTCCGCCTTACGATGACGCCAAAGTGATCGCCGGGCAGGGCACCATCGGCCTCGAAATTCTCGAAGATTTATACGACGTGGATAACGTCATTGTCCCTATCGGCGGCGGCGGATTAATTGCCGGGATTGCAACGGCGATTAAATCCATCAACCCGACCATTAATATTATCGGCGTACAGTCTGAAAACGTGCACGGAATGGCGGCCTCCTGGCAGGCAGGAGAAATAACCAACCATCGCGTTACCGGCACGTTAGCCGACGGCTGCGACGTCTCTCGTCCGGGTAAATTAACCTTCGAAATCGTTCGTGAACTGGTCGATGACATTGTGCTGGTGAGCGAAGACGATATTCGCAACAGCATGATTGCCCTTATTCAGCGAAATAAAGTGGTGACGGAAGGCGCCGGCGCGCTGGCCTGTGCCGCGTTATTAAGCGGCAAGCTTGACCACTATATTCAGGGCCGCAAAACCGTCTGCATTATTTCCGGCGGCAATATCGATCTCTCCCGTGTTTCCCAAATTACCGGCTTCGTTGACGCATAA